The following proteins come from a genomic window of Tepidiforma thermophila:
- a CDS encoding flagellar protein FlgN — protein sequence MNAAELGRILDLLAEEERLLGTLVTLALEEQRALIASDYPRIEVVSQRMLETVHAIEAREAERVNLVRAIAPGCETLDDLAALADNLGVTGFGETRDRLLERARELREAQEANARLVLAALRLRDRWAAILAGHLSPTYGPAGQTTLQEGSGFVSRSA from the coding sequence GTGAACGCAGCCGAACTCGGGCGCATCCTCGACCTCCTCGCCGAAGAGGAGCGCCTGCTCGGTACACTCGTTACGCTCGCCCTCGAAGAGCAGCGCGCGCTCATCGCCTCCGACTACCCCCGCATCGAAGTCGTCAGCCAGCGCATGCTCGAGACGGTGCACGCGATCGAAGCCCGCGAAGCCGAGCGTGTGAATCTCGTCAGAGCCATCGCGCCGGGGTGCGAAACCCTCGATGACCTCGCCGCCCTTGCCGACAACCTTGGTGTGACCGGCTTCGGCGAAACCCGCGACCGCCTCCTCGAGCGCGCCCGCGAACTCCGCGAGGCCCAGGAAGCCAACGCCCGCCTCGTGCTCGCCGCACTCCGCCTCCGCGACCGCTGGGCCGCCATCCTCGCCGGCCACCTCTCGCCAACCTACGGGCCAGCCGGCCAAACCACCCTCCAGGAAGGGAGCGGCTTCGTCTCGCGAAGCGCCTAG